The Daucus carota subsp. sativus chromosome 9, DH1 v3.0, whole genome shotgun sequence genome window below encodes:
- the LOC108200310 gene encoding uncharacterized protein LOC108200310 encodes MIVGVGNDVQDALVRQTIGIGPYLSFPRVNDVPMQWVQLLNGFDQQELYGWPMLTPLKIQMQKCDKCSLEFCSTVNYRRHIRVHRRLKVDKDSYKSRDSLGAFWDKVSLDEAKNILSFKDVTLEGLPGSSIIKALASFIRAPGFCTLPQVYVKAGLVLLDAIEATPSRLPISSQELFTVLDDASERTFLSGSTEGSVQKFIFDGEARKVGLEIKNLVACTSFLIEQSLVKAWIADKDAEALRCQKLLVEEEEAAQRRQAELLERKRLRKLRQKEQKTKGRSCKETTVLTSAADILETVPSAESSTPPQSEADLHAVSSPPQSEVDLHSSSSPPQSEGDLHTSSSLPHSEGDLHELEDHSSVIEPVHIFNNEVNGHINIEGGYNSELVDIGRAKNVELPESQDSNNQQIVDSKLQVLESKSEQNACHPSHSLDVVKPDPIQAQAPPNDLMVAPVNGSDISTGKGTVENGRECVSALLHEREISQTDHTSCEVMIGSITVTLRNCTTQKQHDDSQSESLHENCSIDHVTCENVGAHYKQIKPESTMNNTLISNDRHEVESEFVVQTGVTGVGTMPDKCSHASSEVDSDSKQNDFIQPAKVALSSHSARAFLAHRWKEAISEDHETLVLSQEAESQGHCDAINECSEAVSTVKAIDSEELSVLGRAKNFLDIVGAPEYPTSRPVDSKRTSKPRKGYQMKVQR; translated from the exons ATGATTGTGGGAGTGGGGAATGATGTGCAGGATGCTCTAGTCAGACAGACGATTGGAATAGGGCCTTATCTTTCTTTTCCAAGGGTAAATGATGTCCCAATGCAGTGGGTCCAGTTGCTTAATGGTTTTGACCAACAAG AGCTATATGGGTGGCCCATGCTAACTCCATTGAAGATTCAGATGCAGAAGTGTGACAAATGTTCCTTGGAATTCTGTTCTACTGTTAACTACCGCAGGCATATACGTGTGCACAGACGTTTGAAAGTTGATAAG GATTCTTACAAGAGCAGGGATTCATTGGGAGCATTCTGGGACAAG GTCTCCCTGGATGAGGCGAAAAACATATTATCATTTAAGGATGTGACCCTAGAG GGACTTCCTGGCTCCTCAATAATTAAAGCATTGGCCTCATTTATTCGCGCTCCTGGGTTTTGTACTCTTCCGCAAGTTTATGTAAAGGCTGGCCTTGTACTCTTG GATGCAATAGAAGCTACACCTTCCAGGCTCCCAATATCCTCCCAGGAGTTGTTTACTGTACTTGATGATGCTAGTGAAAGAACATTCTTAAGTGGTAGCACAGAAGGGTCGGTGCAAAAGTTTATCTTTGATGGGGAGGCCAGAAAAGTTGGCCTTGAGATTAAGAACCTTGTTGCTTGCACCAGCTTCCTGATTGAACAAAGCCTG GTTAAAGCATGGATTGCTGACAAAGATGCTGAAGCCTTGAGGTGCCAAAAGTTACTTGTGGAGGAGGAAGAAGCTGCTCAGAGAAG GCAAGCTGAGCTTTTGGAAAGGAAAAGACTAAGAAAACTTCGGCAGAAGGAACAAAAAACAAAGGGAAGGTCCTGCAAGGAGACGACTGTATTAACTAGTGCTGCTGATATACTTGAGACTGTGCCTTCTGCTGAATCATCCACTCCACCCCAATCTGAAGCTGATTTACATGCTGTATCCAGTCCTCCCCAATCTGAAGTTGATTTACATTCTTCATCCAGTCCACCCCAATCTGAAGGCGATTTACATACTTCATCCAGTCTACCTCATTCTGAAGGTGATTTACATGAATTAGAAGATCATTCCTCAGTTATTGAGCCCGTCCACATCTTCAACAATGAAGTAAATGGACATATTAATATTGAAGGTGGATACAACAGTGAACTTGTGGATATAGGCAGGGCTAAAAATGTTGAATTGCCAGAAAGTCAGGATAGCAATAATCAGCAGATAGTTGACAGTAAATTACAGGTGTTGGAATCAAAAAGCGAACAGAATGCTTGTCATCCTAGTCACAGTCTTGATGTAGTGAAACCAGATCCTATACAAGCACAAGCTCCCCCAAATGATCTAATGGTTGCCCCTGTTAATGGCAGCGATATTAGCACTGGGAAAGGTACAGTAGAAAATGGCCGGGAATGTGTTTCAGCTTTATTGCATGAAAGGGAAATTAGCCAGACAGATCACACGAGTTGTGAGGTGATGATTGGATCCATAACCGTAACTCTGAGAAACTGCACAACACAGAAACAACATGATGATAGTCAGTCTGAATCCCTACATGAAAATTGCAGCATAGATCATGTTACCTGCGAAAATGTTGGTGCTCATTACAAGCAGATAAAACCGGAGTCCACTATGAATAACACACTAATCTCCAATGACAGACATGAGGTGGAATCGGAGTTCGTTGTTCAGACTGGAGTTACAGGAGTGGGTACAATGCCAGACAAATGCTCTCATGCATCCTCTGAAGTTGACAGTGATAGCAAACAAAATGACTTCATACAGCCAGCAAAAGTGGCCCTCTCAAGTCATTCTGCAAGAGCTTTTCTGGCCCATA GATGGAAGGAGGCCATCTCAGAGGACCATGAGACCTTGGTCCTGTCCCAAGAGGCTGAGAGTCAAGGACACTGTGATGCCATTAATGAGTGCTCCGAAGCAGTTTCAACTGTAAAAGCAATAGACAGTGAGGAGCTTAGCGTTCTTGGCCGTGCAAAAAACTTTCTGGATATTGTGGGGGCACCTGAGTATCCAACCAGCAGACCTGTTGATTCCAAGCGTACAAGTAAACCCAGAAAGGGTTACCAAATGAAAGTACAACGCTAA
- the LOC108200966 gene encoding LRR receptor-like serine/threonine-protein kinase IOS1 isoform X4 has translation MYMFVLLRQTVHHRDCDSTSSDAETRYKDDPYGRVWTRYNMSHSRVSTSLDITNWANDNRVPQDVLRTASTPDNVNDPLQYSWETTNASDQFFMYMYIAEVEKLTNQFREFDIYVNEELWSNDPIAPHYRGVAPYFPDIPWTGSKKYIVTFNKTENSTLPPLLNAYEIFTVRKFSTSGTKETDVSAILNIKSKYRVIRDSWQGDPCEPEEFMWEGLECSNHGSDSARITTLNLSASGLTGEIVSSITNLTQLETLDLSNNNFSGQVPGFLSRLASLSVLNLKGNNFTGPIPAQLLENQKKGTLSLSFDAPRDDTNIELCGSEPCKKKSENSTPAIVGIVLGSVLFLAAILFGIWKMRRKLRVVKKLGNQPQVNYGVIERQNRQYTYSEVISITRNFQRVLGKGGFGTVYHGYVGDNQVAVKMLSPSSTQGYKEFQSEANLLMSVSHKNLTSMVGYCNEGTNMGIIYEYMANGSLHDHLSGRSNGILSWEVRLQIALDTAQGLEYLHHGCKPAIIHRDVKTSNVLLNEKFHAKLADFGLSRAYSDEDGTHITTAVAGTLGYLDPGYYTSNKQTEKGDVFSFGVVLLAIITGRPAISRSEDGTHIVQWVESIVQDGDVKQVVDSRLEGKFDVNCAWKAVELAMTCASRTSSTRPTMNAVVIELKECLALEFGSHDGVSNNSTGIASMDLESSLVPRRKPLQRIVSAKARRSSTSMDL, from the exons CAAGGATGATCCTTATGGTAGAGTATGGACGCGCTATAACATGAGCCACTCAAGGGTTAGTACTTCGTTGGATATTACTAATTGGGCAAATGATAACCGAGTACCACAGGATGTGTTGAGGACTGCCAGCACGCCAGACAACGTTAATGATCCTCTGCAGTACTCTTGGGAGACGACGAATGCCAGTGATCAGTTCTTTATGTACATGTACATTGCTGAAGTTGAAAAACTCACCAATCAATTTAGAGAATTCGACATCTATGTGAATGAAGAACTGTGGAGTAATGACCCGATTGCTCCACATTATCGTGGTGTGGCGCCCTATTTTCCTGATATTCCATGGACAGGAAGTAAAAAGTACATAGTCACATTCAACAAAACAGAAAATTCAACCCTTCCTCCCCTTCTCAATGCCTACGAGATTTTTACTGTTAGAAAATTTTCAACTTCAGGAACAAAAGAGACAGATG TTTCTGCCATCCTTAACATCAAGTCCAAGTACAGAGTGATAAGAGACAGCTGGCAAGGAGATCCATGTGAACCAGAAGAGTTTATGTGGGAAGGTCTAGAATGCAGCAACCATGGTTCTGATTCTGCCAGGATAACGACATT GAACTTGTCCGCGAGTGGACTGACTGGTGAAATAGTTTCTTCTATAACCAATCTCACGCAACTAGAAACTTT GGATTTATCTAACAATAACTTCAGTGGGCAAGTGCCAGGCTTTTTATCTCGACTGGCTTCATTAAGTGTCCT GAACTTAAAAGGAAATAACTTTACCGGACCAATTCCAGCTCAACTCCTAGAAAACCAAAAGAAGGGGACTCTTTCACTGAG TTTTGATGCTCCCAGAGACGACACAAATATAGAATTATGTGGTTCTGAACCATGCAAAAAGAAAAGCGAAAACTCAACTCCTGCAATTGTTGGAATTGTACTTGGTTCAGTTCTATTCTTGGCTGCAATATTGTTTGGCATATGGAAAATGAGAAGGAAATTACGAG TAGTTAAGAAATTGGGGAACCAACCCCAAGTTAATTATGGTGTAATAGAGAGACAGAACCGACAATATACATACTCCGAGGTCATCAGTATCACTAGAAACTTCCAGAGAGTGCTTGGGAAAGGAGGCTTTGGCACAGTGTACCATGGCTATGTAGGTGACAATCAAGTTGCTGTGAAGATGCTCTCCCCATCATCAACTCAAGGCTACAAAGAATTCCAAAGCGAG GCCAATCTTCTGATGAGTGTTTCACATAAAAACTTAACCTCTATGGTTGGTTACTGCAACGAGGGCACAAACATGGGAATCATTTATGAGTACATGGCAAACGGGAGCTTACATGATCATCTCTCAG GACGAAGCAATGGCATTTTGAGTTGGGAAGTTAGACTTCAGATAGCACTGGATACAGCACAAG GACTGGAGTATTTGCACCATGGATGTAAACCAGCAATCATCCACAGAGATGTGAAAACGAGTAATGTATTATTGAACGAGAAATTCCATGCAAAATTGGCGGATTTTGGGCTGTCTAGagcatactctgatgaagatgGCACTCATATCACCACAGCTGTTGCTGGCACACTTGGTTACCTTGACCCTGG TTATTACACTTCAAATAAGCAAACGGAAAAAGGTGATGTGTTCAGTTTTGGGGTGGTTCTACTTGCGATTATAACAGGACGACCAGCAATATCAAGAAGCGAGGACGGGACTCATATTGTTCAATGGGTTGAGTCCATTGTCCAAGATGGTGATGTGAAACAGGTTGTAGATTCGAGGTTGGAAGGAAAATTTGATGTAAACTGTGCGTGGAAAGCAGTTGAATTAGCAATGACATGTGCCTCTCGGACTTCGTCTACAAGGCCAACCATGAACGCTGTGGTGATAGAATTAAAAGAGTGCTTGGCTCTGGAGTTCGGTAGTCATGATGGAGTTTCAAACAATTCAACTGGAATAGCCTCCATGGATCTGGAGAGCTCTTTGGTTCCAAG GCGCAAACCTCTCCAGAGGATTGTCTCAGCCAAAGCAAGGCGAAGCTCCACCTCAATGGACCTCTAG